In the Shewanella sp. OMA3-2 genome, one interval contains:
- a CDS encoding HAD family hydrolase, which translates to MSKPAIKGVLFDLDGTLADTAPDLVYALNLGMADAGYPSCSLETVKHAATHGSLALVKAALPDIDDDEQKQLQQALLHHYRLINGDRSCLFEHLAELLTYFDNHNMPYGIVTNKHACFARPLVQKLGLMSRIKTLISGDSTLHPKPHSAPMLLAAQQMNLCPESILYLGDAERDLIAAQNANMIGGIAHWGYLSPQDKPHLWPGQLHFNTTRCLHDYFVLNDNLA; encoded by the coding sequence ATGTCAAAGCCCGCGATTAAAGGTGTGTTATTCGATTTAGACGGCACACTTGCCGATACTGCGCCCGATTTGGTCTATGCTCTTAATCTAGGTATGGCTGATGCGGGTTATCCTTCATGCAGTCTTGAAACAGTAAAGCATGCTGCAACGCATGGCAGTTTAGCGCTAGTTAAAGCTGCATTACCCGATATCGACGACGATGAGCAAAAGCAGCTACAACAGGCACTATTACATCATTATCGGCTTATTAATGGCGATAGAAGTTGCTTGTTCGAACACTTAGCAGAGTTATTGACTTATTTTGATAACCATAATATGCCTTATGGCATTGTTACTAATAAGCATGCTTGCTTTGCCCGCCCTTTGGTTCAAAAATTGGGCTTAATGTCGCGAATAAAAACCCTCATTAGTGGCGACAGTACCTTGCATCCTAAACCACATAGTGCGCCTATGTTACTTGCAGCGCAGCAGATGAATCTCTGCCCTGAATCGATTCTTTATTTAGGTGATGCTGAGCGCGATCTTATCGCCGCTCAAAACGCCAACATGATTGGCGGTATCGCACATTGGGGATATTTGTCACCCCAAGACAAACCTCATCTGTGGCCTGGGCAACTTCATTTTAACACCACGCGATGTTTACACGACTATTTTGTATTAAACGACAACCTGGCTTAA
- the yfaE gene encoding class I ribonucleotide reductase maintenance protein YfaE, with translation MTYKHFFITAPIVSLKGQPAILFDGKQATLLEALEHKKVNVFSECRNGFCGACKTKVISGEVTYIKQPLAELEQDECLPCCCIPKTDLNLSLSKDSIEPVCTSKANHTQPMKKNPKKGLKSLSA, from the coding sequence TTGACTTATAAACACTTCTTCATTACTGCGCCGATTGTTAGCTTAAAGGGACAACCGGCCATTTTGTTTGATGGTAAACAAGCGACATTGCTTGAAGCGCTTGAGCACAAAAAAGTAAACGTTTTTTCAGAGTGTCGTAATGGATTTTGCGGTGCCTGTAAGACAAAAGTCATTTCTGGTGAAGTGACTTATATCAAACAGCCATTGGCTGAGCTTGAGCAAGATGAATGCCTACCCTGTTGTTGTATCCCAAAAACAGATTTAAATCTCTCCTTGTCAAAAGACAGTATTGAACCCGTTTGTACAAGCAAAGCCAATCATACTCAGCCAATGAAAAAAAATCCAAAGAAGGGACTGAAATCACTTTCAGCCTAG
- a CDS encoding SDR family oxidoreductase, producing the protein MSKNVVITGANRGIGLAFAQGFKDLGFNVYALCRQTSDKLAALSVNVITGVDVATDSGITAMVNGLQGINIDILVCNAGILRDESLLDLNVSSIREQFEVNALAPLLIVNTLYDQLSDGSKVAMITSRMGSITDNGSGGRYGYRMSKAALNAAAMSLSIDLANRHIAVGIYHPGYVQTDMVNHNGDISATESADRLIKLISQLDLSQTGIFKHANGQVLPW; encoded by the coding sequence ATGAGCAAAAATGTCGTCATAACAGGTGCAAACCGTGGCATAGGTTTAGCGTTTGCCCAAGGGTTTAAAGATTTAGGTTTTAACGTATATGCATTATGTCGTCAAACATCTGATAAATTAGCTGCGTTATCAGTCAATGTTATTACAGGGGTTGATGTCGCAACCGACTCAGGTATCACTGCAATGGTAAACGGCTTACAAGGTATTAATATTGATATATTGGTTTGTAATGCGGGTATCTTACGTGATGAAAGTCTGCTTGATTTAAATGTAAGTAGCATTAGAGAACAGTTTGAAGTGAATGCACTAGCGCCATTGCTAATTGTAAATACTTTATACGATCAATTAAGTGATGGAAGTAAAGTGGCAATGATCACATCAAGAATGGGATCTATCACAGACAACGGTTCCGGTGGGCGCTATGGATATCGAATGTCAAAAGCAGCGTTAAATGCCGCGGCTATGTCATTGAGTATTGATTTAGCCAATAGACATATCGCTGTGGGTATTTACCATCCAGGGTATGTGCAAACGGACATGGTTAATCATAATGGCGATATTTCAGCAACAGAGTCGGCTGACCGACTGATAAAACTAATTAGTCAACTTGATCTGAGTCAAACAGGGATATTTAAACATGCAAATGGTCAAGTTTTACCTTGGTAA
- the gyrA gene encoding DNA gyrase subunit A, with the protein MTDLASSISPINIEDELKNSYLDYAMSVIVGRALPDVRDGLKPVHRRVLFAMSELKNDWNKPYKKSARVVGDVIGKYHPHGDTAVYDTIVRMAQPFSLRYTLVDGQGNFGSVDGDSAAAMRYTEIRMQKLAHSLLADLEKETVDFVPNYDGTEFIPAVLPTRVPNLLINGSSGIAVGMATNIPPHNLNEVVKGCLALIEEPSLSIEQLMEYIPGPDFPTAASINGRKGIIDAYNTGRGRAIMRSKADVETDENGRERIIVHEIPYQVNKARLIEKIAELVKDKKIEGISGLRDESDKDGMRIVIEIKRGEVGEVVLNNLYAQTQMQCSFGINMVALTNGQPKLFNLKEMLECFILHRREVVTRRTVFELKKARERAHILEALAIALANIDPIIALIKASPTPAEAKAKLVAQGWELGHVQGMLEKAGDDAARPEWLEPEYGIRDGAYYLTEQQAQAILELRLHRLTGLEHDKILAEYEELLIVIAALLLILSSPERLMEVIKEELEEILEQYGDERRTIINANEIDMSLEDLINEEDVVVTLSHLGYAKYQPLSDYQAQRRGGKGKAATKVKDEDFVEKLLVANTHDTILCFSDFGKMYWLKVYQLPLASRTARGRPIINLLPLSEGEHITAILPVREYADDKYIIMATAHGTVKKTALTAYSNPRANGIIAVNLKEGDQLIGVDITEGSDDIMLFSNTGKVVRFNEKARDSETGEVKIDAESGEEIIALRPMGRTATGVRGIKLEDGQRVVSLIVPKGDGAILTVTENGYGKRTELSEYPAKSRGTKGVVSIKVSDRNGAVVGAVQVGAFDEIMLISDKGTLVRTPAEGVSVIGRNTQGVTIIRTAEDEKVVGLQRIEEIQSDEELDDEGNPIIVVPTAEIDDAATDVDAVETSIDTEDKDESDEQ; encoded by the coding sequence ATGACTGATCTGGCTTCATCTATTTCGCCAATTAATATTGAAGACGAACTCAAAAATTCGTATCTAGATTACGCTATGAGCGTAATTGTTGGTCGTGCATTGCCTGACGTGCGTGACGGCCTAAAGCCGGTACATCGCCGTGTCTTGTTTGCAATGAGCGAACTTAAAAACGACTGGAACAAACCTTATAAAAAATCCGCTCGTGTTGTCGGTGACGTAATCGGTAAGTATCATCCACATGGTGACACTGCTGTTTATGACACTATTGTTCGTATGGCACAGCCATTCTCATTACGCTACACCTTAGTAGACGGCCAAGGTAACTTTGGTTCTGTTGACGGTGACTCAGCGGCTGCAATGCGTTATACCGAAATTCGTATGCAGAAATTAGCCCATTCATTATTGGCTGATTTAGAGAAGGAAACCGTCGATTTTGTCCCTAACTACGACGGTACAGAATTTATTCCTGCAGTATTACCGACTCGAGTACCTAACCTACTCATTAACGGTTCATCAGGTATTGCTGTCGGTATGGCAACCAATATTCCACCGCATAACTTAAACGAAGTCGTTAAAGGATGTTTAGCCTTAATTGAAGAGCCTAGCTTATCAATTGAACAGTTAATGGAATATATTCCAGGCCCTGACTTTCCTACAGCGGCATCAATTAACGGTAGAAAAGGCATTATTGATGCCTACAATACTGGCCGTGGACGCGCTATTATGCGCTCAAAGGCAGATGTTGAGACTGATGAGAATGGTCGTGAACGTATTATTGTTCATGAAATTCCATATCAAGTTAACAAAGCGCGCCTGATTGAAAAAATTGCTGAGCTTGTTAAAGATAAAAAAATTGAAGGCATCAGTGGCTTACGTGACGAGTCTGATAAAGACGGTATGCGTATAGTTATTGAAATTAAGCGTGGTGAAGTGGGCGAGGTTGTGCTAAATAACCTTTACGCTCAAACTCAGATGCAGTGTTCGTTTGGTATTAACATGGTTGCCTTAACAAATGGCCAACCTAAGTTATTTAACCTGAAAGAAATGCTTGAGTGCTTTATTCTTCATCGTCGTGAAGTGGTTACCCGCCGTACAGTATTTGAATTGAAAAAAGCCCGTGAACGTGCTCATATCCTTGAAGCATTGGCCATCGCTTTAGCTAACATCGACCCAATTATTGCGCTAATTAAAGCCTCGCCAACACCTGCCGAAGCGAAAGCCAAGTTGGTTGCCCAAGGTTGGGAATTAGGTCACGTACAAGGCATGTTAGAAAAAGCCGGTGATGATGCTGCTCGTCCTGAATGGTTAGAGCCTGAATACGGAATCCGTGATGGCGCATACTATTTAACTGAGCAACAAGCACAGGCAATTCTTGAATTACGTTTACACCGTTTAACGGGTCTTGAACATGATAAAATTCTTGCTGAATATGAAGAGTTATTGATTGTTATTGCTGCTTTGTTACTGATTTTAAGCAGTCCTGAGCGTTTGATGGAAGTCATCAAAGAAGAGCTAGAAGAAATTCTTGAGCAATACGGTGATGAGCGCCGCACAATAATTAACGCTAATGAAATTGATATGAGTCTTGAAGACTTGATCAATGAAGAAGATGTTGTTGTGACCTTATCACATTTAGGCTATGCCAAGTACCAACCTCTTTCTGATTACCAAGCACAGCGTCGCGGTGGTAAAGGTAAAGCAGCGACTAAAGTAAAAGATGAAGATTTTGTTGAGAAACTATTAGTGGCAAATACCCACGATACGATTCTTTGCTTCTCTGACTTTGGTAAAATGTACTGGCTTAAAGTGTATCAATTGCCATTGGCTAGCCGTACAGCACGTGGTCGCCCAATTATTAACTTATTACCTTTATCTGAAGGTGAGCACATTACCGCGATATTGCCGGTTCGTGAGTATGCCGATGACAAATACATCATCATGGCAACCGCACACGGTACTGTTAAGAAAACCGCACTAACAGCTTACAGTAACCCACGTGCTAATGGCATTATTGCCGTTAACTTGAAAGAGGGCGATCAGCTTATTGGTGTTGATATTACTGAAGGTAGTGATGACATCATGTTGTTTTCTAATACGGGCAAAGTGGTTCGATTTAATGAAAAAGCACGTGACTCTGAAACCGGTGAAGTGAAAATTGATGCTGAATCGGGTGAAGAAATCATTGCCCTGCGTCCAATGGGCCGCACAGCAACGGGTGTTCGTGGTATTAAATTAGAAGATGGTCAGCGTGTGGTATCACTTATTGTGCCTAAAGGTGATGGTGCTATCTTAACGGTAACTGAAAATGGCTACGGTAAACGTACTGAGCTCAGTGAATATCCAGCTAAGAGCCGTGGTACTAAAGGTGTGGTTTCAATTAAAGTGAGCGATCGAAATGGTGCCGTAGTTGGTGCTGTGCAAGTTGGCGCTTTTGACGAAATCATGTTGATCAGTGACAAAGGTACTTTAGTCAGAACCCCTGCTGAAGGTGTATCAGTCATTGGTCGTAACACCCAAGGTGTGACAATTATTCGTACTGCAGAAGACGAGAAAGTGGTTGGCTTACAACGTATCGAAGAAATTCAGTCTGATGAAGAATTAGATGACGAAGGTAATCCAATCATCGTAGTGCCTACGGCAGAAATAGATGATGCGGCTACTGATGTTGATGCTGTTGAAACAAGTATTGATACCGAAGATAAAGATGAGTCAGACGAACAATAA
- a CDS encoding DMT family transporter — MIANLLLLLTAAVWGFGFVAQSLGMEHLAPFMFNSLRFFIGALSLLPLIWYFANKKTLLVGQKKSLLIASMSAGSVLFIAASLQQVGLQYTSAANAGFITGLYIVIVPILGLILKHQTGVNTWVGCAIAVVGLYFLSIKDDMSIGYGDLLQLIGAVFWAIHILIIDHFAKKHSPILLSHLQFIFCGLLSITVSMMIETTVIANIGLAWAALAYSGIISVGVGYTLQVVAQKNAHPAHVAIILSLETVFAAIGGILILGESLDARALLGCGLMLIGILVSQIPLRYFVKSWGQQKQPMM, encoded by the coding sequence GTGATTGCTAATTTATTATTGTTGTTAACTGCTGCGGTTTGGGGCTTTGGGTTTGTGGCTCAATCCTTAGGGATGGAACATTTAGCCCCCTTTATGTTTAATAGTTTACGGTTTTTTATTGGTGCGCTGAGTTTATTGCCATTAATCTGGTATTTTGCCAACAAAAAAACCTTACTAGTGGGTCAAAAAAAATCACTTTTAATAGCCTCTATGAGTGCTGGCTCAGTATTGTTTATCGCCGCATCATTACAACAAGTTGGCTTACAGTATACGTCAGCGGCCAATGCTGGATTTATCACTGGCTTATACATTGTCATAGTGCCGATACTTGGGCTTATTCTTAAACATCAAACCGGCGTTAATACTTGGGTTGGTTGTGCTATTGCTGTGGTTGGCTTATATTTTTTAAGTATCAAAGACGATATGAGCATCGGTTATGGTGATTTATTACAGCTTATTGGAGCTGTATTCTGGGCAATACATATTTTGATCATCGACCATTTTGCCAAAAAACACTCGCCGATCCTACTGTCTCATTTACAATTTATTTTCTGTGGTTTATTAAGCATTACTGTGTCTATGATGATCGAAACTACTGTGATTGCTAACATAGGATTAGCCTGGGCTGCATTAGCTTATTCTGGGATTATTTCAGTTGGAGTCGGTTATACATTACAAGTTGTCGCGCAAAAAAATGCTCATCCCGCCCATGTCGCTATTATTCTCAGTTTAGAGACGGTGTTTGCTGCAATTGGCGGCATTCTTATTCTTGGTGAGAGCTTAGATGCTCGAGCATTACTTGGATGTGGATTGATGTTGATAGGCATTTTAGTATCACAAATACCATTACGCTATTTTGTCAAATCTTGGGGTCAACAAAAGCAACCTATGATGTAA
- a CDS encoding CoA pyrophosphatase produces the protein MQLNEFLIRFQLQPLSVNNITSAPAHYPGREAAVLIPIQQIDGELYLVLTKRAMHLRHHPGQISFPGGKFEQSDHDAVDTALREAQEEIGLQRSNVDVIGSFPPHKTFTGFQITPIVGIIKQPFVLTIDPGEVASCFTVPLNYFKQTSNRHLGQHWRKGTCYQVHYMPFEDKFIWGVTAAIIDLLCRHIGDYPLLNNKANI, from the coding sequence ATGCAATTAAATGAATTTTTGATCCGTTTTCAACTTCAACCACTTTCAGTGAATAACATTACCTCTGCACCCGCACATTACCCAGGCAGAGAAGCCGCGGTGCTGATTCCTATTCAGCAGATAGATGGTGAGCTTTATCTGGTGTTAACTAAACGCGCAATGCATTTACGTCATCATCCAGGTCAAATTAGTTTTCCTGGCGGCAAATTTGAACAAAGCGACCATGATGCAGTCGATACCGCACTGCGTGAAGCACAAGAAGAGATTGGCCTGCAAAGAAGTAATGTAGATGTAATTGGCTCGTTCCCACCGCACAAAACATTCACCGGATTTCAAATCACGCCAATCGTTGGCATTATCAAACAACCTTTTGTGTTAACAATTGATCCTGGTGAAGTAGCCAGCTGTTTTACGGTGCCACTTAATTATTTTAAACAGACGAGTAATCGTCATTTAGGCCAACACTGGCGCAAAGGCACCTGTTATCAAGTGCACTATATGCCATTTGAGGATAAATTTATTTGGGGGGTGACGGCAGCGATAATTGACTTACTGTGTCGCCATATTGGTGACTATCCCTTGTTAAATAACAAAGCGAATATATAA
- the asnS gene encoding asparagine--tRNA ligase, protein MSIASVASVFKGEHAVGSQVTVRGWVRTRRDSKAGISFLAVYDGSCFDPIQGVVPNSLANYNDDVLKLTAGCSVVMTGEVVASPGAGQAFELQVSELLVTGFVDDPDTYPMSAKRHSIEHLRELAHLRPRTNIIGAVARVRNCLSQAIHRFYHEEGFIWVSTPLITASDCEGAGEMFRVSTLDMENLPRTADGKVDYDKDFFGKESFLTVSGQLNAETYACALSKVYTFGPTFRAENSNTTRHLAEFWMVEPEVAFATLDDAAELAEKMLKFAFKAVLEERMDDLNFFNERVDKTVIERLQSFVSSDFAQVDYTDAVEILKNCGKKFEFAVEWGIDLQSEHERYLAEEHFKAPVVVKNYPKDIKAFYMRLNDDGKTVAAMDVLAPGIGEIIGGAQREERLDVLDKRLAEMDLSQEDYWWYRDLRRYGTVPHSGFGLGFERLVSYVTGVNNIRDVIPFPRSPRSASF, encoded by the coding sequence ATGAGCATTGCATCTGTCGCTTCTGTATTTAAAGGTGAACACGCCGTTGGTTCGCAAGTCACTGTACGTGGCTGGGTAAGAACTCGTCGTGATTCAAAAGCGGGTATCTCTTTCTTGGCCGTATATGACGGCTCATGTTTTGACCCAATTCAAGGCGTAGTGCCAAATAGCCTAGCCAATTACAATGACGATGTATTGAAATTGACTGCAGGCTGTTCTGTTGTAATGACCGGTGAAGTCGTTGCCTCTCCTGGCGCAGGTCAAGCATTTGAATTACAAGTGTCTGAATTGTTAGTCACAGGTTTTGTCGATGATCCTGATACATATCCCATGTCAGCTAAGCGTCACTCGATTGAGCATTTGCGTGAACTTGCGCATTTACGCCCACGCACTAATATTATTGGTGCTGTAGCCCGAGTACGTAACTGTTTATCGCAAGCTATCCATCGTTTCTACCATGAAGAAGGTTTTATCTGGGTATCTACCCCGCTTATCACTGCATCTGACTGTGAAGGTGCAGGGGAAATGTTCCGCGTGTCGACATTAGACATGGAAAACTTACCCCGCACCGCTGACGGCAAAGTCGATTATGATAAAGATTTTTTCGGAAAAGAGTCATTCTTAACCGTATCTGGTCAATTAAACGCTGAAACCTATGCTTGTGCCTTATCAAAAGTGTATACCTTTGGGCCAACTTTCCGTGCGGAAAACTCCAACACGACCCGCCACCTTGCGGAATTCTGGATGGTTGAACCTGAAGTGGCGTTTGCCACACTGGATGATGCTGCTGAATTAGCTGAAAAAATGCTTAAATTTGCATTTAAAGCGGTTCTTGAAGAGCGCATGGACGACTTAAATTTCTTTAATGAGCGAGTTGATAAAACCGTTATTGAACGTTTACAGTCATTCGTTAGCAGTGATTTCGCCCAAGTCGATTACACTGATGCTGTTGAAATTCTTAAAAACTGCGGTAAAAAGTTTGAGTTCGCTGTGGAATGGGGTATCGATTTACAGTCTGAGCACGAGCGTTACTTAGCTGAAGAACACTTTAAAGCGCCAGTTGTAGTGAAAAACTACCCGAAAGACATTAAAGCTTTCTATATGCGCTTAAACGATGACGGTAAAACGGTTGCCGCAATGGACGTCTTAGCCCCTGGCATTGGTGAAATTATCGGTGGTGCGCAGCGTGAAGAGCGTTTAGACGTACTTGATAAGCGTTTAGCTGAAATGGATCTGAGCCAAGAGGATTACTGGTGGTATCGTGACCTACGTCGTTATGGCACAGTGCCTCATTCAGGTTTTGGTTTAGGTTTCGAGCGTTTAGTGTCGTATGTGACTGGTGTTAACAACATTCGTGATGTTATTCCATTCCCGCGTTCGCCACGTTCTGCAAGCTTCTAA
- a CDS encoding anti-phage deoxyguanosine triphosphatase, whose translation MSSSSNTSTTPLASLTLPNDIKAHENIWHQRILGEDKQRRNDHRSPFQRDRARILHSAAFRRLQAKTQVLGIGMNDFYRTRLTHSLEVSQIGTGIAAQLRRKYPNLKYLLNSMSLIESLCLAHDIGHPPFGHGGEVALHYMMRDHGGFEGNGQTFRILTRLEPYTPDTGMNLTRRTLLGVLKYPAPYSQLRINTHQDPVKHHRQLKPSQWPPVKGVFDDDKPILDWVLSSLTDHDQQLFLSSEQSLIHPDYPHLKTKFKSLDCSIMELADDIAYAIHDLEDAIVMGIVSLSQWQQDVMSQLQDIEDNWLKNEFNTIGDKLFSHQHHLRKDAIGTLVNAFVTAINIQIKPEFDEHLLKYNAELENDFALTLNVLKQFVFKFVIRKPEIQMLEYKGQQIVMELFEAFASDPERLLPLNTGERWTKAALEDNNPMRVMADYISGMTDGFAARLHQQLFGGQASGILDLSREL comes from the coding sequence ATGTCATCGTCGTCAAACACTTCTACTACACCATTAGCTAGCCTAACTCTGCCAAATGATATTAAAGCCCATGAAAATATATGGCATCAACGTATTCTCGGTGAAGACAAGCAACGTAGAAATGATCATCGCAGCCCTTTCCAGCGAGACAGAGCCCGTATTCTTCACTCGGCTGCATTTAGGCGCCTACAAGCAAAAACCCAAGTATTAGGTATTGGGATGAACGATTTTTATCGTACTCGCCTAACCCATTCACTTGAAGTGTCTCAAATAGGCACTGGAATCGCAGCGCAGCTAAGACGTAAGTATCCAAATCTTAAATATTTATTAAATTCAATGAGTTTAATTGAGTCACTATGTCTAGCACATGATATTGGTCACCCTCCTTTTGGTCATGGGGGCGAAGTTGCATTACATTATATGATGCGCGATCACGGTGGCTTTGAAGGCAATGGACAAACCTTTAGAATATTAACCCGACTTGAGCCTTATACTCCTGATACTGGTATGAATTTAACCCGCAGAACGTTATTAGGTGTACTGAAGTATCCTGCGCCCTACTCTCAGTTAAGAATTAATACCCATCAAGATCCGGTTAAACATCATCGCCAATTAAAACCATCACAATGGCCGCCAGTAAAAGGCGTGTTTGATGACGATAAACCAATACTCGATTGGGTACTGTCTAGCTTGACTGATCATGATCAGCAATTGTTCCTGTCCAGTGAGCAAAGTCTTATTCATCCTGACTACCCACACTTAAAAACTAAGTTCAAATCACTTGATTGCTCTATTATGGAGTTAGCAGACGATATAGCCTATGCGATACATGATCTTGAAGATGCAATTGTCATGGGTATTGTTAGCCTTAGTCAATGGCAACAAGATGTCATGAGTCAACTGCAAGACATTGAAGACAATTGGCTTAAGAATGAATTTAACACTATCGGTGACAAGCTATTTTCGCATCAACATCATTTACGAAAAGACGCGATAGGTACACTCGTTAATGCGTTTGTTACCGCGATAAACATTCAAATTAAACCTGAGTTTGACGAGCATTTATTAAAGTATAATGCTGAGTTAGAAAACGATTTTGCACTTACATTAAATGTCTTAAAGCAGTTTGTATTTAAATTTGTTATACGCAAACCTGAAATTCAAATGCTCGAGTACAAAGGTCAACAAATCGTAATGGAGTTATTTGAAGCATTTGCATCCGACCCCGAACGACTACTGCCTTTAAATACTGGCGAGCGTTGGACTAAGGCTGCCCTTGAAGATAATAATCCGATGAGAGTGATGGCAGATTACATATCTGGCATGACTGATGGATTTGCAGCAAGATTACATCAACAACTCTTTGGCGGACAAGCTTCAGGTATTTTAGATCTCAGCCGTGAACTTTAA
- the ubiG gene encoding bifunctional 2-polyprenyl-6-hydroxyphenol methylase/3-demethylubiquinol 3-O-methyltransferase UbiG yields MSTETAANINVDPDEIAKFEAMAQTWWDPNGSFKPLHQLNPLRLNYIDQTAQGIFGKKVLDIGCGGGILSESMAKIGAHVDGLDMGNEPLEVARLHALETGVTVNYIKSTAEEHRDGHKGYYDVVTCMEMLEHVPNPLSVIQACCDMVKPDGYVFFSTINRNWMSYLTAIVGAEYLLKMLPVGTHDHSKFIRPSELINLVDKTDLLCKDALGIAYNPLSGVFKYTNSVDVNYMIATQRVD; encoded by the coding sequence ATGTCTACTGAAACTGCTGCGAATATAAATGTCGACCCCGATGAGATTGCTAAATTTGAAGCAATGGCGCAAACCTGGTGGGATCCTAATGGCTCTTTTAAACCCTTGCATCAGCTTAATCCGTTACGTTTAAACTATATTGATCAAACCGCACAGGGTATTTTTGGTAAAAAAGTGCTCGACATTGGTTGCGGCGGCGGAATTTTATCTGAGAGTATGGCTAAAATTGGTGCCCATGTAGATGGCTTAGACATGGGTAATGAACCACTAGAAGTGGCTCGCTTACATGCGTTAGAAACCGGAGTCACGGTCAATTACATAAAAAGCACCGCTGAAGAACACAGAGATGGTCATAAAGGCTATTATGATGTAGTGACCTGCATGGAAATGTTAGAACATGTCCCCAACCCACTATCTGTGATCCAAGCATGTTGTGATATGGTCAAACCCGATGGTTATGTGTTTTTCTCTACTATCAATCGTAATTGGATGTCTTATTTAACCGCGATCGTCGGCGCAGAGTATCTACTTAAGATGCTGCCAGTAGGCACACATGATCACAGCAAGTTTATTCGCCCTTCTGAATTAATTAACCTGGTAGATAAAACAGACTTATTATGTAAAGACGCATTAGGTATAGCTTACAACCCACTATCCGGTGTGTTTAAGTACACTAATAGTGTTGATGTTAATTACATGATTGCTACACAAAGAGTCGATTAG
- the nrdB gene encoding class Ia ribonucleoside-diphosphate reductase subunit beta, producing the protein MAYSTFCQTPNDATQEPMFFGQPVNVARYDQQKYEIFEKLIEKQLSFFWRPEEVDVSRDKIDFASLPEHEKHIFLSNLKYQTLLDSIQGRSPNVALLPLVSLPELETWIETWSFSETIHSRSYTHIIRNIVNNPSVVFDDIVENEQILKRAGDIAKYYDDLIFLTQIHNLHGEGTHLIAGQEVTVNSRILKKTLYLCMMSVNALEAIRFYVSFACSFAFAERRLMEGNAKIIRLIARDEALHLNGTQHILSLMQGGKDDPEMAEIAIECYSESYDLFHKAAEQEKEWAKYLFKDGSMIGLNEQILCQYVEYITNQRMKAVNLPLPYEELSNPLPWMKNWLESDAVQVAPQEVEVSSYLVGQIDSAVDGDEFLDFDL; encoded by the coding sequence ATGGCTTATTCAACATTTTGTCAAACACCTAATGATGCGACTCAAGAACCTATGTTCTTTGGTCAGCCTGTTAATGTGGCGCGATACGATCAACAAAAATACGAGATTTTCGAAAAATTAATCGAAAAGCAGTTATCGTTCTTTTGGCGACCAGAAGAAGTTGATGTCAGCCGAGACAAAATTGACTTTGCCAGTCTTCCTGAACATGAAAAGCATATTTTCCTGTCAAACCTTAAATATCAAACCTTGCTTGACTCTATTCAAGGTCGCTCGCCTAACGTGGCGCTTTTACCGTTAGTGTCACTACCTGAGCTCGAAACATGGATTGAAACCTGGTCGTTTTCAGAAACCATTCATTCTCGCTCGTATACTCATATTATTCGCAATATTGTTAACAATCCGTCTGTTGTATTTGACGATATTGTTGAAAATGAGCAAATTTTAAAACGTGCTGGTGATATTGCAAAATATTACGATGATTTGATTTTTCTCACCCAGATTCATAATTTACATGGTGAAGGTACGCATTTAATCGCTGGCCAAGAAGTAACGGTTAACTCACGTATCCTTAAGAAAACCTTGTATCTGTGCATGATGTCAGTTAACGCATTAGAAGCTATTCGTTTTTACGTTAGCTTTGCATGCTCATTTGCTTTTGCTGAACGTCGATTAATGGAAGGTAATGCTAAAATCATTCGCTTAATTGCACGTGATGAAGCGCTTCACTTAAATGGCACTCAACACATTTTAAGTTTAATGCAAGGTGGTAAAGATGATCCTGAAATGGCTGAAATTGCCATAGAGTGTTATTCAGAATCTTATGACTTATTCCATAAAGCTGCAGAACAAGAAAAAGAGTGGGCTAAATATCTGTTTAAAGACGGTTCAATGATCGGCTTAAATGAACAAATACTTTGCCAGTATGTTGAGTATATTACTAACCAACGTATGAAAGCAGTCAACTTACCACTTCCTTATGAAGAGTTATCTAATCCACTACCTTGGATGAAAAACTGGTTAGAAAGTGATGCTGTGCAAGTTGCACCACAAGAAGTTGAAGTATCATCTTATCTTGTAGGTCAAATTGACTCTGCTGTCGACGGCGATGAGTTTTTAGATTTTGACTTATAA